The following proteins are encoded in a genomic region of Pseudomonadota bacterium:
- a CDS encoding EAL domain-containing protein, translated as MSAVLEHYKNPETNVVDSFRNTPVGRYEMDRPGTEWPGDLRQAALNYGQDKMEVLLVDDDSRYAELVERALSRHKHLPINITRVTTLAAALARLGCERFDVILMDLNLPDTKGIESIEGITLSHNRIPAIVMSDDSDEHLAIKVIQAGAQDFLMKGPEGLASLHRTICYAIERKSAEFRLRQLASYDSLTNLANRQELYFQLEKACAHADRHGDMVALFLFDLDRFKQVNDRHGHHAGDAVLRAFARQLQKSIRTGDTAARLGGDEFAVVLEGIPNAASAIAWSEKILKRLDKPFLFDGHEFSLSASIGGAFYPAHGGDVKTLMHSADLAMYKAKKGGRRAVEFYDEQLEQSVIRNRKLEESMKQALDNNEFQPFFQPKVCLKTFDVVGYELFCRWVKPCGDVVMPSEFLPIAQKLRLMSKIGDQMRYGLIRAVKHWEIDLDRALPVSINVCAEELTKEDYWSRVVTDLHLANIDTSLLRIEVAETLLLEKTPTTLRNINKLRAHGIRVDLNGFGAGHASLYYLKKFSIDGLKLDHSLVRSLGEDKDGQVISRTIVSLANELGLNVIAKGIETAHQLRLLADMGCATGQGYLIGRPMPFDAICDWLQGPAQRLQLRLDEFTGAHKILEEPARLTSIG; from the coding sequence GTGAGCGCAGTACTGGAGCATTACAAAAATCCTGAAACGAACGTCGTTGATTCGTTCAGGAACACGCCTGTTGGCCGCTATGAAATGGACAGGCCTGGCACGGAATGGCCAGGTGATCTGCGCCAAGCGGCGCTCAATTATGGACAAGATAAAATGGAAGTGTTGTTGGTCGACGACGACTCCCGTTACGCTGAGCTGGTTGAGCGAGCGCTCTCTCGCCATAAACACTTGCCCATAAACATCACGCGCGTGACCACTCTCGCTGCGGCGCTGGCCCGCCTAGGTTGTGAGCGCTTCGATGTGATTCTCATGGACCTCAATCTCCCGGATACCAAGGGCATCGAGTCAATTGAAGGTATAACACTCTCTCACAATCGGATTCCGGCCATTGTGATGAGCGACGACAGCGACGAGCATCTCGCAATCAAAGTCATTCAAGCCGGTGCTCAGGACTTTTTAATGAAAGGTCCCGAGGGGCTGGCGAGCCTCCATCGGACCATTTGTTACGCCATTGAGCGAAAGTCCGCGGAATTTCGTCTGCGACAGCTGGCGTCTTATGACAGCTTGACCAATCTTGCCAATCGACAAGAACTGTACTTTCAGTTGGAGAAAGCCTGTGCACACGCGGATCGCCATGGCGATATGGTCGCGCTGTTCTTATTCGATTTGGACCGTTTCAAACAGGTCAATGATCGCCACGGACACCATGCCGGCGATGCGGTTCTTCGCGCATTCGCCCGTCAGCTGCAAAAGTCTATTCGTACCGGTGATACGGCAGCGCGTTTAGGTGGAGACGAGTTTGCGGTGGTGCTGGAGGGCATTCCCAATGCCGCGTCTGCGATCGCCTGGTCCGAAAAAATACTCAAGCGCCTCGACAAACCGTTTCTATTTGATGGCCATGAGTTTTCATTGTCCGCGAGCATCGGAGGTGCCTTCTATCCAGCCCACGGCGGCGACGTCAAGACCCTCATGCACAGCGCCGATTTAGCGATGTACAAAGCCAAAAAAGGGGGTCGACGTGCGGTTGAATTTTATGATGAGCAACTCGAGCAGAGTGTGATTCGCAATCGTAAACTTGAAGAGTCCATGAAACAGGCACTTGATAACAATGAGTTTCAACCGTTTTTCCAACCTAAAGTCTGCTTAAAGACGTTTGACGTAGTGGGCTATGAGTTGTTTTGCCGCTGGGTCAAACCGTGTGGTGATGTGGTGATGCCCAGCGAATTCTTGCCCATTGCACAGAAGCTCCGCTTAATGTCAAAGATTGGCGATCAAATGCGCTATGGCCTCATACGTGCGGTGAAACATTGGGAAATTGATCTAGATCGCGCTTTGCCGGTGTCGATTAATGTGTGCGCAGAGGAACTGACTAAAGAGGACTACTGGTCACGGGTCGTCACTGATTTGCACCTGGCCAACATCGATACATCGTTATTGCGTATTGAAGTCGCTGAAACGCTACTGCTTGAGAAAACACCGACCACGCTGCGCAACATTAATAAACTCAGAGCGCACGGTATCCGAGTGGATCTCAATGGCTTTGGCGCAGGCCATGCCTCGCTCTACTACCTCAAGAAGTTCTCGATCGACGGACTAAAGCTCGATCATTCCTTGGTTCGCTCGCTCGGAGAAGACAAAGACGGCCAGGTGATCTCGCGAACAATCGTCAGCTTGGCAAATGAGCTTGGTCTGAACGTCATTGCAAAGGGTATCGAGACAGCGCACCAACTTCGTTTATTAGCAGACATGGGATGCGCAACGGGACAAGGTTATCTCATCGGTAGACCGATGCCATTTGACGCCATCTGCGACTGGCTCCAGGGTCCGGCCCAGCGCCTGCAGTTGCGACTCGATGAATTTACCGGTGCACATAAAATACTGGAGGAGCCGGCACGCCTGACATCAATCGGTTAA
- a CDS encoding TonB-dependent receptor has translation MLTTLDKARQINVDTKRYGTFAEIGAGQEVVRWFFRAGGAAGTVAKSISAYDMEVSDAIYGDCDRYVSRERLDAMLIHEQALNRERLADQRGSDHSFFTFADTVSARNYLGTNECHAWMGMRFQARPGAEDSVIIVHARMLDDTNPAQQEALGIVGVNLIHAAHTWSDNVYKLVESLVENLGRDRIEIDMIDVSGAAFEDIDNRVLSLYLVQLGLTGAAMFSASGKMLQPSAVLRKRPLLVQRGRFRPITHVNVDMMRAARDQFEPHCAPSENGLLPIMEISMHNLTDTDTVCLEDFVSRAEVIASTGSVVMVSDFQEYHRLAAYLTRYTDRQIGLCMGLAALQGLFDESYYRDLDGGLLESVGRLFKKQIKLLIYPYKSTNTGQVQCLRNVGFDDARQHLIDFLTARRSLISLENICYDYLDIHSPAVLDMIERGDNNWSALVPKSVEMIIRSKRLFGYQSSSRSATV, from the coding sequence ATGCTGACGACACTGGATAAAGCCCGACAAATCAACGTCGATACGAAACGTTACGGTACGTTTGCGGAGATCGGCGCTGGTCAAGAAGTGGTGAGGTGGTTCTTTCGTGCCGGGGGTGCAGCCGGCACGGTGGCCAAGAGTATTTCCGCGTACGATATGGAGGTCAGCGACGCGATTTATGGTGACTGCGACCGATATGTGAGTCGTGAACGACTCGACGCGATGCTCATACACGAGCAAGCCCTTAATCGAGAGCGACTCGCCGACCAACGTGGCTCAGATCACAGTTTCTTTACCTTTGCCGACACGGTATCAGCACGCAATTATCTGGGCACTAATGAATGCCACGCGTGGATGGGGATGCGTTTTCAAGCGCGACCCGGCGCGGAAGACAGCGTCATCATTGTGCACGCGAGGATGCTTGACGACACCAATCCTGCTCAGCAGGAGGCCCTCGGTATTGTCGGTGTAAACCTCATTCATGCGGCGCACACGTGGTCCGACAATGTGTATAAGCTTGTCGAATCACTGGTCGAGAACCTCGGGCGTGATCGAATTGAAATCGATATGATCGATGTGAGCGGAGCGGCCTTTGAAGACATCGACAATCGTGTTTTGAGTCTGTATCTGGTTCAACTGGGGTTGACCGGTGCGGCCATGTTCTCGGCCAGCGGCAAAATGCTTCAGCCATCAGCGGTACTGCGAAAACGACCTTTATTGGTTCAGCGCGGGCGTTTCCGTCCGATTACGCACGTGAATGTCGATATGATGCGTGCCGCTCGAGATCAGTTTGAGCCACATTGCGCCCCATCCGAGAATGGCCTGCTGCCGATCATGGAGATTTCAATGCACAATCTGACGGACACCGACACGGTGTGTCTCGAAGATTTCGTGAGTCGCGCCGAAGTCATTGCGTCCACGGGCAGCGTCGTCATGGTGTCCGATTTCCAGGAGTATCACCGGCTGGCTGCGTACCTAACGCGCTATACAGATCGGCAAATAGGGTTGTGCATGGGCCTTGCGGCGCTGCAAGGATTGTTTGATGAATCCTACTATCGCGATCTGGACGGTGGCCTGCTGGAAAGCGTGGGGCGGTTGTTTAAAAAACAAATCAAGCTGCTCATTTATCCCTATAAGTCGACCAATACGGGTCAAGTACAGTGCCTACGCAACGTGGGGTTTGACGACGCTCGACAGCATCTCATCGACTTCCTGACCGCTCGACGTTCACTCATTTCGCTCGAGAATATCTGCTACGACTACCTCGATATCCACTCGCCAGCCGTACTCGACATGATCGAACGCGGCGACAACAACTGGTCGGCACTCGTACCAAAGAGTGTCGAGATGATTATTCGAAGCAAGCGTCTGTTTGGCTATCAGTCGAGTAGCCGATCAGCGACCGTTTAA
- a CDS encoding TerB family tellurite resistance protein, which yields MSNEIFSMVSRIFGGRTISEDQESELFKETLIMALSRMTRADLTIEPIEVQSVIEFVKHATGAEISDNTIRVAASSELFESDPLEKHLKKVSKHLSAEHRVKIMEGLKHIIGSDGKVTSNEADFFNSLIDALGLSAAQIAGLTVE from the coding sequence ATGAGTAACGAAATTTTTTCAATGGTATCCAGAATCTTTGGTGGAAGAACCATCAGCGAAGATCAGGAGAGCGAACTGTTCAAGGAAACGCTCATTATGGCGCTGTCGCGCATGACGCGTGCTGACTTGACCATCGAGCCCATTGAAGTGCAATCGGTCATCGAATTTGTCAAACACGCGACCGGGGCGGAAATCAGCGACAACACCATTCGGGTGGCCGCCTCATCGGAGCTTTTCGAATCGGATCCGCTCGAAAAACACCTAAAGAAAGTCTCTAAGCATCTGAGCGCCGAGCATCGCGTCAAGATCATGGAGGGACTGAAGCACATCATCGGTAGTGACGGCAAAGTGACGTCCAATGAGGCGGATTTTTTCAATTCGCTTATCGACGCGCTGGGCCTGTCCGCAGCACAAATTGCGGGTCTGACGGTCGAGTAA
- a CDS encoding PEP-CTERM sorting domain-containing protein: MPILVLICGLAAPSASAVIIFSDDFSGGNRNTVGNGWSEIEDDHNDVAVHNGVLRLRDTQNGIDAAASQLGGFSTIGLTDIILSYDWGASNNTESNDSLFVEWRVSGSSTWTELVEHALGGSSLVNNVLSLGFAAANQANIEFRFYTSVSTSSERAFLDNIVLSGRAAAMAVSEPATLALIGMGMLLIGVRRLKRS; this comes from the coding sequence ATGCCAATACTCGTGCTGATTTGCGGCCTCGCCGCACCGTCAGCTTCCGCGGTCATTATTTTCTCGGACGATTTCAGCGGTGGAAACCGCAACACCGTCGGGAACGGCTGGTCCGAAATTGAAGACGATCACAATGACGTGGCTGTCCACAATGGCGTGCTGCGACTGCGCGATACCCAAAACGGTATCGACGCCGCGGCGTCCCAGCTGGGCGGCTTCAGCACAATCGGGCTCACCGACATTATCCTCTCCTACGATTGGGGTGCGTCTAACAACACCGAAAGCAACGACTCACTGTTCGTCGAGTGGCGTGTATCGGGTTCGTCGACCTGGACGGAACTGGTTGAACACGCGCTTGGGGGCTCGAGCTTGGTCAACAACGTGTTGAGTCTCGGTTTTGCTGCGGCCAATCAGGCCAACATCGAATTTCGCTTTTACACAAGCGTCAGCACGAGCAGCGAGCGCGCGTTTCTTGACAACATCGTGCTATCTGGCCGAGCCGCTGCCATGGCCGTGTCGGAGCCGGCCACCCTTGCGCTGATCGGTATGGGCATGCTGTTGATCGGTGTACGACGTCTGAAGCGTTCGTAG
- the prsT gene encoding XrtA/PEP-CTERM system TPR-repeat protein PrsT, translated as MNTMPFRLPPWMLVLLALTVLIPTGCAQDTRTEAQRVADARTSIEKLRYREAIIEMRNLLLNNSRNSEARLLLGEALLALGDFATAQKEAERARDLGAPPERYAEMLARALQGTGNHVEVLSEIRTIDIENEELVSTLKALRARSMLEIGSIDRAVASFNEELDAAKSVEARRIALMGLASIAANEEDFEQAESLNLQAIELAPGVPETVLALGRVYLKQEKYQHARDLLARARTEEIRARREDWFFLEAQYIEALLGLNDLEGAREATRSLVAIGHDHPMALYLQGRVAFDAGNNDRAIDYFQQVLASYPNYSPAHALMGIAMIQLEDFDQAEMHLANAVINNPDNARARRLLAETRLRMGRDKAAVRTLSDGLSLDDTNTDLLTMLGRARLRGGDQSAGLDNLEEAYRRTPDSVQAGLALASAYLSSGDSLRAISVLRSLPEKALSDERRSILIRVAQLDNNNQARAERQIESLLVDAPNDRYVIGLAGSFYAAINKLDEARKLFRKLLADSPGNRSAMLNILNLDERIDDYTESRALFEAAHAEDASDLLPTLVLARIYEATGDSARSLEMIKIANSNDPSALLPNLMLASQALRDRDYKAAEEFTAIAVKEYPASARAHALHGFALMYRNQTSEARMSFQRAVVLSPETIQYRYFLGRSALASGQFFLARSSFATVIRNDDNHLPARRSMGVLQANAGKTIQADKLVDDIEENFGKNRPALVAVGEIRAAQGKALEAIEAFEAAQALGPSWAVAQALFTVRKAHELDDPTQTLVGWQQRFPEDSRPQLKIAQYHHEQGDHVRAIREYEHLLNIDPNSIIAHNNLAWLTFQRNQSGDQTRAIELARTAFELSDESPGVADTYGWLLFQTGQIDDSRHVLRDAFDQVTATGSPEIAFHYASVLAHDGAWTTAQSVLENALRTEGRFPSRRAAQSLLDTITVDRE; from the coding sequence ATGAACACAATGCCTTTTCGTCTCCCGCCATGGATGCTTGTGCTGCTTGCATTGACCGTGCTGATTCCAACCGGTTGCGCCCAAGACACGCGTACCGAAGCCCAGCGTGTGGCCGATGCACGCACGAGCATCGAGAAGCTGCGCTATCGCGAAGCGATAATTGAGATGCGCAATCTACTTCTGAATAACAGCCGAAACAGCGAAGCACGGCTGCTGCTCGGTGAAGCGTTATTAGCGCTCGGCGATTTCGCCACCGCGCAAAAAGAGGCCGAGCGCGCACGCGATTTGGGGGCTCCCCCCGAACGCTATGCTGAGATGTTGGCACGAGCGCTACAAGGGACGGGCAACCATGTTGAAGTGCTCTCTGAAATTCGAACAATCGATATCGAGAACGAGGAGTTGGTCAGCACACTCAAGGCCCTTCGTGCTCGATCCATGCTCGAGATTGGTTCAATTGATCGTGCCGTCGCCTCGTTTAATGAAGAGCTGGATGCCGCAAAGAGTGTCGAAGCGCGCCGCATTGCGCTAATGGGACTGGCCTCGATTGCGGCCAATGAGGAAGACTTTGAACAGGCGGAATCGCTTAACTTACAGGCGATCGAACTCGCTCCCGGCGTGCCCGAAACTGTCCTCGCCCTTGGCCGGGTGTATCTGAAACAAGAAAAATATCAGCACGCGCGCGACTTGTTGGCTCGTGCGCGAACCGAGGAGATTCGAGCGCGAAGAGAAGACTGGTTTTTTCTCGAAGCGCAATACATCGAAGCGCTGTTAGGACTCAATGATCTTGAGGGTGCTCGTGAGGCAACGCGAAGTTTGGTTGCCATTGGTCACGACCATCCGATGGCGCTGTATCTTCAGGGTCGAGTGGCGTTTGATGCGGGCAACAACGATCGCGCCATCGACTATTTCCAGCAGGTGTTGGCCTCGTATCCGAATTACTCGCCGGCGCACGCCCTGATGGGCATCGCTATGATTCAGCTCGAGGATTTCGATCAGGCCGAAATGCACTTGGCCAACGCCGTGATCAATAATCCCGACAATGCCCGAGCGCGTCGATTGTTGGCCGAAACACGTCTACGCATGGGCCGGGACAAAGCGGCCGTTCGCACGCTTAGTGATGGCCTGAGCCTCGATGACACCAACACCGATTTGCTGACGATGCTTGGGAGGGCTCGATTGCGCGGTGGTGATCAAAGCGCCGGTCTCGACAATCTTGAGGAAGCGTATCGACGCACACCCGACAGCGTGCAAGCCGGTCTGGCCCTAGCGTCGGCCTATTTATCGTCAGGTGATTCACTACGCGCGATCAGCGTGTTGCGTTCACTGCCTGAGAAGGCGTTATCCGATGAACGGCGGTCGATCCTCATCCGCGTAGCGCAGCTTGATAACAACAATCAGGCGCGCGCAGAGCGCCAAATCGAATCGCTGCTCGTCGATGCACCCAACGATCGCTACGTGATCGGACTCGCCGGTAGTTTTTATGCGGCGATCAACAAGCTTGACGAGGCGCGCAAACTGTTTCGTAAACTGCTTGCCGACTCGCCCGGTAATCGCTCCGCGATGCTTAACATTCTTAACCTCGATGAACGGATCGACGACTACACCGAATCGCGTGCGCTGTTTGAAGCCGCGCACGCTGAGGACGCTAGCGATCTTCTTCCCACGTTGGTGCTCGCACGAATTTATGAAGCGACGGGCGATTCGGCGCGATCGCTGGAGATGATAAAAATTGCGAACAGCAACGATCCAAGCGCCCTGCTCCCCAACCTCATGCTGGCCAGTCAGGCATTGCGCGACCGGGACTACAAAGCGGCGGAAGAATTCACGGCCATCGCCGTAAAAGAATACCCGGCGTCCGCGCGAGCGCACGCACTGCATGGATTTGCGTTGATGTATCGCAATCAAACCTCTGAGGCGCGTATGAGTTTTCAGCGGGCCGTCGTGCTGAGCCCCGAGACCATTCAATACCGCTATTTCCTAGGGCGCTCGGCGCTCGCGAGCGGTCAGTTTTTCTTGGCACGCTCCAGTTTTGCCACGGTGATTCGCAACGATGATAATCACCTACCGGCGCGGCGCTCAATGGGCGTACTGCAGGCCAATGCGGGTAAAACCATCCAAGCCGATAAGCTCGTCGACGACATCGAGGAAAATTTTGGCAAAAATCGACCGGCCTTGGTGGCGGTCGGTGAAATTCGAGCGGCACAGGGCAAGGCGCTGGAGGCCATTGAAGCGTTTGAGGCCGCTCAGGCATTGGGGCCCTCCTGGGCGGTGGCCCAGGCCTTGTTCACGGTGCGAAAGGCGCATGAACTCGATGACCCAACCCAAACACTGGTGGGCTGGCAACAGCGCTTTCCCGAAGACAGTCGGCCCCAGTTAAAAATCGCACAATATCACCACGAACAAGGTGACCATGTTCGCGCGATCCGCGAATACGAGCATCTGCTCAACATCGATCCCAATTCCATCATTGCGCACAACAATTTGGCGTGGCTTACCTTCCAGCGTAACCAAAGCGGCGACCAAACCCGTGCCATCGAGCTGGCGCGAACGGCCTTTGAATTATCGGACGAATCACCCGGCGTGGCTGACACCTACGGTTGGTTGTTGTTTCAAACCGGACAGATTGACGATAGCCGCCATGTTCTGCGTGATGCATTTGATCAAGTCACCGCAACCGGCAGCCCTGAAATCGCGTTTCACTACGCGTCGGTGCTGGCGCACGATGGCGCCTGGACCACCGCACAGTCGGTTCTAGAAAATGCGCTGCGCACCGAAGGACGTTTTCCGAGCCGCCGTGCGGCGCAATCCTTACTCGACACGATTACCGTCGATCGAGAGTAG